In Actinomycetota bacterium, one genomic interval encodes:
- a CDS encoding efflux RND transporter periplasmic adaptor subunit, whose amino-acid sequence MKKTARVGAFLSLAMAAILCAGCFGGSVEGVRVDEVTRSDVSKVVSAIGSLEPAQPTDVVPLVGGTIAALPVKEGDYVNAGDVLATLDETELQAQAAQAEADYLTSASIGDILAGQWANSTALYEGIEAASQVFVEMQGQIDQMVLDLYDMVPALLPFLPPEQQEFLKALLAEERQQFVQAAESRPGIPSISYSGYPSSAAAADAARVEAAGYDYRRVMEGTKSPNITAPVSGYVIYAEPAGLMSSDILTEMLGGLGSLTSSLGSLSGLLGGDLSGLLGGGGETGAELKVGSKLAAGQAAFQIVDLQDMRVMAEVEEADIPNVREGQTVEIYLDAYPDVTFSGKVTQVGVRSQTGSSGTTVFPVVVQMDRTDIPLRLGYNATVDIKVLSKSDVVAVPITAVFSEDGSEYVFVVEGGKAYRREVDAGDRTEEWVEIVSGLDEGERVVVEGVSKVKEGQKVE is encoded by the coding sequence ATGAAAAAAACGGCAAGGGTGGGAGCGTTTCTCTCGCTGGCCATGGCGGCTATCCTCTGCGCGGGGTGTTTCGGGGGATCGGTGGAGGGCGTACGCGTGGACGAGGTCACCCGGAGCGATGTGAGCAAGGTGGTCTCCGCCATCGGTTCGCTGGAGCCCGCCCAGCCCACGGATGTCGTGCCCCTGGTGGGCGGGACAATCGCGGCGCTCCCCGTGAAGGAGGGCGATTACGTGAACGCCGGCGACGTCCTGGCCACCTTGGACGAAACGGAGTTGCAGGCCCAAGCGGCACAGGCCGAGGCCGACTACCTCACCAGCGCCTCCATAGGTGATATCCTCGCGGGCCAGTGGGCCAACTCCACCGCCCTGTATGAAGGCATAGAAGCCGCCTCCCAGGTGTTCGTGGAGATGCAGGGGCAGATAGACCAGATGGTCCTGGACCTGTACGACATGGTGCCGGCGCTGCTGCCGTTTCTCCCTCCGGAGCAGCAGGAGTTCTTAAAGGCTTTGCTGGCCGAGGAGAGGCAGCAGTTCGTGCAGGCGGCGGAGTCCCGCCCGGGGATACCGAGCATCTCCTACTCCGGGTACCCTTCCAGTGCGGCCGCCGCGGACGCGGCACGCGTGGAGGCCGCCGGATACGATTACCGGCGGGTGATGGAGGGCACCAAGAGCCCCAATATCACCGCGCCGGTGTCCGGATACGTGATCTACGCGGAGCCCGCGGGCCTGATGTCCTCGGACATACTCACCGAGATGCTCGGCGGGCTCGGCTCGCTGACGTCGAGCCTGGGCTCCCTGAGCGGGCTGCTGGGGGGCGACCTGAGCGGCCTGCTCGGCGGGGGAGGCGAAACCGGCGCGGAGCTCAAGGTGGGGTCGAAACTGGCCGCCGGTCAGGCCGCTTTCCAGATCGTCGACCTGCAGGACATGCGGGTGATGGCGGAGGTGGAGGAGGCGGATATCCCCAACGTCCGGGAGGGCCAGACGGTGGAGATCTACCTCGACGCCTATCCGGACGTCACCTTCAGCGGCAAGGTGACCCAGGTGGGGGTGAGGTCGCAGACAGGTTCTTCGGGGACCACGGTCTTCCCGGTGGTGGTGCAGATGGACCGCACGGACATCCCCCTGCGCCTGGGATATAACGCGACCGTGGACATCAAGGTGCTGAGCAAGAGCGACGTGGTCGCCGTTCCCATCACCGCGGTCTTCTCGGAGGACGGCTCGGAATACGTCTTCGTGGTCGAGGGAGGAAAGGCGTACCGCCGGGAGGTCGACGCCGGGGACAGGACGGAGGAATGGGTCGAGATCGTCTCCGGTCTCGATGAGGGCGAACGCGTGGTGGTCGAAGGGGTGTCGAAGGTCAAGGAAGGGCAGAAGGTCGAGTAA
- a CDS encoding zinc-ribbon domain-containing protein — translation MECPACGAENKPDAVFCMSCGGPLPDVPFSQLEKKERVGPQAGGAPAMPGFLRESMGTQAAAEAGPPEPAAAQEVPPPAVAQVVPSPAAQVVPPPEVAQEVPPPEAARATATEDSLVTSPGGFVFNAAPPPPAEQQSPPTAPPPPAAAPAGAPDGATVPLPPAAAPAPPQEAPAGLTAPLPSAAATPVPPPAAAASRSVVEEIGVVTPAPPAPQPPAASRSVVEEIGTVPPPAAAPAGAPDGATAPLPSMAAPPVPEVSPPPAPPPPRPAYYIPPEADLGTAAPRVAPPPDEPSATVLAAPAPTQSQESTQSMAPVVAPAAATARERRSVCPECYAPNPEGNMYCQECGSALPLTGARPPTAPRPAAAQPAPQQTAVLPPAAQAGAAVPAAYTAGAQPRAGSLRGEKAFGAADVLALLAIGAGAVSVALSYVLDSFTWKKGLDIAIFSHQGAYTPGRTDLLGGPGILPYEGAEFFTVGLVVSIALALALVFLAVRVGRGPMFILSGCLMLLPAAYMFFQALLPLRQMGIDVDPALGLSGMFFGNPANAGAGLSMWIITGAGALLVLAGFIAPPRGWGRLLTFLICFSAVLGVAFFCAASYNWNLFISEPAAAPIPSGRLPLGWLASSLFMLA, via the coding sequence ATGGAATGCCCAGCTTGCGGAGCCGAGAACAAGCCCGACGCGGTCTTCTGCATGTCGTGCGGAGGACCTCTTCCCGACGTGCCCTTCTCGCAGCTGGAGAAGAAGGAGAGGGTCGGCCCGCAGGCCGGCGGGGCGCCCGCGATGCCCGGTTTCCTGAGGGAGAGCATGGGCACTCAGGCCGCCGCCGAGGCCGGTCCGCCCGAGCCCGCGGCGGCACAGGAAGTTCCGCCCCCCGCGGTGGCGCAGGTGGTTCCGTCCCCCGCGGCGCAGGTGGTTCCGCCCCCGGAGGTGGCGCAGGAAGTTCCGCCCCCGGAGGCGGCGCGCGCTACGGCCACAGAGGACAGCCTGGTGACCTCTCCCGGCGGCTTCGTCTTCAACGCCGCCCCGCCGCCCCCGGCAGAGCAGCAATCCCCGCCGACAGCGCCGCCGCCCCCGGCAGCGGCCCCCGCGGGCGCCCCCGACGGGGCCACCGTCCCGCTTCCTCCCGCGGCGGCACCGGCTCCGCCCCAGGAAGCCCCGGCGGGCCTCACCGCTCCCCTCCCGTCGGCGGCAGCCACGCCCGTGCCGCCCCCGGCAGCGGCAGCGTCCCGGTCCGTGGTGGAGGAGATAGGTGTGGTAACGCCCGCCCCCCCGGCGCCTCAGCCGCCAGCCGCGTCCCGGTCCGTGGTGGAGGAGATAGGCACCGTGCCGCCCCCGGCAGCGGCCCCCGCGGGCGCCCCCGACGGGGCCACCGCCCCCCTTCCTTCCATGGCGGCACCGCCGGTCCCCGAGGTTTCTCCTCCGCCAGCGCCACCGCCCCCAAGGCCCGCGTACTATATTCCGCCCGAGGCGGACCTCGGGACGGCCGCGCCCCGCGTCGCGCCGCCCCCGGATGAACCATCCGCCACGGTCCTGGCCGCGCCGGCCCCAACGCAGAGCCAGGAGAGCACCCAGTCCATGGCCCCGGTGGTCGCGCCTGCGGCAGCGACCGCGCGTGAGAGAAGGTCGGTGTGCCCGGAGTGCTACGCGCCCAACCCCGAGGGGAACATGTACTGCCAGGAATGTGGCAGCGCCCTGCCCCTGACCGGGGCCCGGCCGCCCACGGCACCCCGGCCCGCCGCTGCCCAGCCGGCGCCGCAGCAGACCGCGGTGCTGCCCCCGGCGGCCCAGGCCGGCGCGGCGGTACCCGCCGCCTATACCGCGGGCGCGCAGCCGCGGGCGGGCAGCCTGAGGGGAGAGAAGGCCTTCGGCGCCGCCGACGTCCTCGCGCTCCTGGCCATCGGGGCGGGGGCGGTCTCCGTGGCCCTCTCTTACGTGCTGGATTCCTTCACCTGGAAGAAAGGCCTGGATATCGCGATCTTCTCACACCAGGGGGCCTACACCCCCGGAAGGACCGACCTGCTCGGCGGGCCGGGCATCCTTCCCTACGAGGGGGCGGAGTTCTTCACCGTGGGCCTGGTGGTGTCCATAGCCCTGGCCCTGGCCCTGGTGTTCCTGGCCGTACGGGTGGGCAGGGGCCCCATGTTCATCCTGTCCGGCTGCCTGATGCTGCTGCCCGCGGCGTACATGTTCTTCCAGGCCCTGCTCCCCTTGCGGCAGATGGGGATAGACGTCGATCCCGCGCTGGGGTTGAGCGGGATGTTCTTCGGAAACCCCGCCAATGCCGGGGCCGGGCTCTCCATGTGGATCATAACGGGGGCCGGAGCGTTACTCGTGCTGGCCGGCTTTATCGCACCCCCACGCGGATGGGGCAGGCTGCTGACCTTCCTGATCTGCTTCAGCGCCGTCCTCGGGGTGGCCTTCTTCTGCGCCGCCAGCTACAACTGGAACCTCTTCATCAGCGAGCCCGCCGCGGCGCCCATACCGAGCGGGCGGCTTCCCCTTGGCTGGCTCGCGAGCAGCTTATTCATGCTCGCATGA
- a CDS encoding LysR family transcriptional regulator codes for MNTDSLRQLQALAETGSYSEAAALAGVTQPAISLTVKKMEGDLGVKLFKRSGNRYVATETGRVLLEHAGEILDAEARLFSSLERAKGTATGKLPIATSNIPGEYVLPLILGAFRAEHTGIEPLLEVMDSSKVIESVRSGGFEIGFIGSSTQPDDLKITPFCPDILKVICHPDHPLAKKRAVRPSQLADEKWLLREEGSGTRDKMLEALGEEGMDIGRLRVEMELGSTSAVISAVEAGAGISLVSAWAARGPMAEGRICSMNVPQLKVTRQFSLLWLKKHALSASVKTFVDFVISRRGFLRKHAKSIAAA; via the coding sequence TTGAACACGGACAGCCTTCGGCAACTGCAGGCATTGGCCGAGACGGGAAGCTACAGCGAGGCTGCCGCTCTCGCGGGGGTAACGCAGCCCGCGATCAGCCTGACCGTCAAGAAGATGGAGGGTGATCTCGGCGTGAAGCTCTTCAAGCGTTCGGGAAACCGTTATGTGGCCACAGAAACCGGGCGCGTCCTGCTGGAACACGCGGGAGAGATCCTCGACGCCGAAGCTAGGCTCTTCTCCTCCCTTGAGCGGGCGAAGGGAACAGCAACGGGGAAATTGCCCATCGCTACCAGCAATATCCCCGGCGAATACGTCCTCCCGTTGATACTGGGTGCTTTCAGGGCGGAGCATACTGGTATAGAACCTCTCCTCGAAGTAATGGACAGCTCAAAGGTGATCGAATCGGTACGTTCGGGGGGCTTCGAAATAGGATTTATAGGCAGCTCTACACAACCGGACGACCTGAAGATCACGCCTTTCTGCCCCGACATCCTGAAGGTTATCTGTCACCCGGACCATCCTCTGGCGAAAAAGCGGGCGGTCAGACCCTCACAATTGGCGGACGAGAAGTGGCTTCTGAGGGAAGAGGGCTCGGGCACCAGGGACAAGATGCTCGAGGCGCTAGGCGAGGAGGGGATGGACATCGGGCGCCTACGGGTGGAGATGGAGCTGGGGAGCACCAGCGCGGTCATTTCCGCAGTCGAAGCGGGTGCCGGCATCTCGCTCGTATCGGCATGGGCAGCAAGGGGCCCCATGGCCGAAGGGAGGATCTGCTCCATGAACGTACCGCAGTTGAAGGTAACCCGGCAGTTCAGTCTGCTTTGGTTGAAGAAGCATGCCTTAAGCGCTTCAGTTAAAACGTTTGTCGATTTTGTAATCTCCAGGCGCGGCTTTCTCAGAAAACACGCCAAGAGCATCGCGGCGGCCTAG
- a CDS encoding CPBP family glutamic-type intramembrane protease, translating to MMQRPRCETHPESPAMARCSACGRYLCPQCIVEVSSRAFCAECARLEQPTPPAQDAAPPQAAVPAAAPPPITAPASVPGAPVSAHLVATCAFHPGVRAVTRCSACGALICAGCQRMVGSKRVCERCFHTVYIPGKGEPRRGDPATWSRQAPLRAFTPWKLWPALAFLPFPFILNGVMTYMMRQGDEISVGAAQLLVSLLLYSSTLAFAFIAVSRYGNALEELGLHSRNLPASLGLGFIGGSLAFWLAVASGLISQGVFGGLASVERWLQGFFDVNVKDVTGLDMLVAGVIIVIAAPICEELFFRGYLYPAMRGRIGLWGAVFLNGFLFSAVHFSVFGLIGRTLAGVIFCLLYEYNDNLWSPITAHAINNFVAFFLPLVAIWSS from the coding sequence ATGATGCAGAGGCCGCGTTGCGAAACGCACCCTGAGAGCCCGGCTATGGCCCGTTGCTCGGCCTGCGGCAGGTACCTGTGCCCGCAATGTATCGTCGAGGTGTCCTCGCGCGCCTTCTGCGCGGAGTGCGCGCGGCTGGAGCAGCCCACACCTCCGGCGCAGGACGCCGCGCCCCCCCAGGCGGCGGTCCCCGCAGCGGCGCCTCCACCCATCACGGCCCCCGCCTCGGTCCCGGGCGCGCCGGTCTCGGCCCACCTGGTAGCTACCTGCGCGTTCCATCCCGGCGTGAGGGCGGTCACGAGGTGCAGCGCCTGCGGCGCCCTCATCTGCGCGGGATGCCAGAGGATGGTGGGGAGCAAGCGCGTATGCGAGAGGTGCTTTCACACCGTGTACATACCGGGGAAGGGGGAGCCGAGGCGGGGGGACCCGGCCACCTGGTCCCGGCAGGCGCCGCTGCGGGCCTTCACCCCGTGGAAACTGTGGCCGGCACTGGCGTTCCTGCCTTTTCCCTTCATCCTCAACGGCGTCATGACCTACATGATGCGCCAGGGTGACGAGATATCCGTGGGAGCGGCCCAGCTCCTGGTCTCCCTGCTGCTCTACTCGTCCACGCTGGCCTTCGCCTTCATCGCCGTGTCGCGCTACGGAAACGCCTTAGAGGAGTTGGGCCTGCACTCCCGCAACCTGCCCGCAAGCCTGGGCCTGGGCTTCATCGGGGGTTCCCTGGCCTTCTGGCTCGCCGTCGCCAGCGGCCTGATATCCCAGGGGGTGTTCGGAGGCCTGGCGAGCGTCGAGAGGTGGTTGCAGGGCTTCTTCGACGTCAACGTGAAGGACGTTACCGGGCTGGACATGCTCGTCGCCGGGGTCATCATAGTCATCGCCGCCCCCATATGCGAGGAGCTGTTCTTCCGCGGCTACCTCTATCCCGCCATGCGCGGCCGCATCGGCCTGTGGGGAGCCGTCTTTCTCAACGGCTTCCTCTTCTCGGCCGTCCATTTCAGTGTCTTCGGGCTCATCGGAAGGACCCTGGCGGGAGTCATCTTCTGCCTTCTGTACGAATACAACGACAACCTCTGGTCGCCCATCACCGCCCATGCCATCAATAATTTCGTCGCTTTCTTCCTCCCCCTGGTGGCCATCTGGAGCTCTTGA
- a CDS encoding DEAD/DEAH box helicase gives MSRPGFEEILKEIQSGWGEAGRMAHLEVLPARAAHFVELPERLHPRLREALERLGVKSLYPHQARAMELVERGRNVIMATGTASGKSLCYHLPVYEEILENPSSRALYLFPTKALAQDQLRSLKELQGSEVRSATYDGDTPSDLRGWVRREAQIVLSNPDMLHYGILPNHRLWGGFFSHLSFVVVDEAHVARGVFGSHVAQVLRRLRRVAALYGAHPRFFFTSATIANPAEHAGRLAGLEVDAVEDDYSPQGRKVFALWNPPDILSMAGGEIHRSCNLETAELLSRLMRLGVRTIAFSRSRKAAELIYGYVQRILDASEGELAERLASYRGGYLPSQRREIERRLFNGELLAVTTTNALELGVDIGELEACIMNGYPGTIASTWQQAGRAGRRQGESLAVLVGADDPLDQYLIRHPEFLFGAPCEEASIDLDNRRILGAHLACAARELPLREGDEEYFGAGMWHIVEEMEGGGDLGRKGKIWYYAKLDSPAQEINLRSASGSLVSIVEADSGSLLGTVEEASCFFHVHPGAVYLHQGESYLVEELDMERMVALVSGEELDFYTNPMDNTDVSVIEEEMAREAPPGACGLHYGEVEVSTKVYAYQRRRLLTHEILETLGLDLPTQVLNTRSLWYTLPAPRLAGLALDEYSLAGGLHAMEHAAIAILPLFAMCDRWDIGGMSTAFHPDTGDATVFIYDAYPGGVGIAARGYELAALHLKTARELVSGCPCQEGCPSCIHSPKCGNGNEPLSKQAAIRLFALIEEDLARA, from the coding sequence ATGTCGAGACCTGGGTTCGAGGAGATACTGAAGGAGATACAGTCGGGTTGGGGCGAGGCGGGCCGCATGGCCCACCTTGAGGTCCTGCCCGCACGCGCGGCCCACTTCGTCGAGCTGCCGGAGCGCCTGCACCCCCGCCTGCGCGAGGCGCTGGAGCGGCTGGGGGTGAAGAGCCTCTACCCGCACCAGGCCAGGGCAATGGAACTGGTGGAGCGGGGGCGCAACGTGATCATGGCCACGGGCACGGCCAGCGGCAAGAGCCTCTGTTACCACCTGCCGGTGTACGAGGAGATACTGGAGAACCCCTCATCGCGCGCCCTCTATCTCTTTCCCACCAAGGCCCTGGCCCAGGACCAGCTGCGCAGCCTCAAGGAGCTGCAGGGGAGCGAGGTGCGCTCGGCCACCTACGACGGGGACACTCCCTCGGACCTGCGGGGCTGGGTCCGCCGCGAAGCGCAGATAGTCCTCTCTAACCCGGACATGCTGCACTACGGCATCCTGCCCAACCACCGCCTGTGGGGCGGCTTCTTCAGCCACCTCTCCTTCGTGGTTGTGGACGAGGCCCACGTCGCCCGCGGTGTCTTCGGCTCCCACGTCGCCCAGGTGCTGCGGCGGCTGCGCCGCGTCGCGGCCCTTTACGGGGCACACCCCCGCTTCTTCTTCACCAGCGCAACCATCGCCAACCCCGCCGAGCACGCCGGGAGGCTGGCCGGCCTGGAGGTGGACGCGGTGGAGGACGACTACTCCCCGCAGGGGAGGAAGGTCTTCGCCCTGTGGAACCCCCCCGACATCCTGAGCATGGCGGGCGGGGAGATACACCGCTCCTGCAACCTGGAGACGGCCGAGCTGCTCTCCCGCCTGATGCGCCTGGGAGTGCGCACCATCGCCTTCTCGCGTTCCCGCAAGGCGGCGGAGCTGATCTACGGTTACGTGCAGCGCATCCTGGACGCGAGCGAAGGGGAACTGGCGGAGAGGCTCGCTTCCTACCGGGGAGGGTACCTGCCGAGCCAGCGCCGGGAGATCGAGCGGCGCCTCTTCAATGGCGAGCTGTTGGCGGTGACCACCACCAACGCCTTGGAGCTGGGGGTGGACATCGGAGAGCTGGAGGCCTGCATCATGAACGGGTACCCGGGCACCATCGCCAGCACCTGGCAGCAGGCGGGGAGGGCCGGGCGCAGGCAGGGCGAGTCGCTGGCGGTGCTGGTGGGGGCCGACGACCCCCTGGACCAGTACCTCATACGCCACCCAGAGTTCCTCTTCGGGGCCCCCTGCGAGGAGGCCTCCATCGACCTCGATAACCGGCGCATCCTCGGCGCGCACCTGGCCTGCGCCGCCCGCGAGCTGCCCCTGCGGGAGGGCGACGAAGAGTACTTCGGCGCTGGCATGTGGCACATTGTCGAGGAGATGGAGGGGGGCGGGGACCTGGGCAGAAAAGGTAAGATATGGTATTACGCGAAGCTGGACTCGCCCGCCCAGGAGATCAACCTGCGGTCCGCCTCCGGCTCGCTGGTGAGCATCGTGGAGGCGGACAGCGGCAGCCTGCTGGGGACGGTGGAGGAGGCCTCCTGTTTCTTCCACGTCCACCCCGGCGCCGTCTACCTCCACCAGGGGGAGTCGTACCTGGTGGAGGAGCTGGACATGGAGCGCATGGTGGCCCTGGTGAGCGGCGAGGAACTCGACTTCTACACCAACCCCATGGACAACACCGACGTCAGCGTGATCGAGGAGGAGATGGCCCGCGAAGCGCCGCCGGGGGCCTGCGGCCTGCACTACGGCGAGGTCGAGGTGTCCACCAAGGTCTACGCATACCAGAGGCGGCGCCTGCTGACCCACGAGATCCTGGAGACCCTGGGACTGGACCTGCCCACCCAGGTCCTGAACACGCGCTCCCTCTGGTATACCCTGCCCGCCCCGCGCCTGGCGGGGCTGGCCCTCGACGAATACAGCCTCGCCGGCGGGCTGCACGCCATGGAGCACGCCGCCATCGCCATCCTGCCCCTCTTCGCCATGTGCGACCGCTGGGACATCGGCGGGATGTCCACCGCCTTCCACCCCGACACCGGCGATGCCACCGTCTTCATCTACGATGCCTACCCCGGGGGAGTGGGCATCGCCGCCCGCGGGTACGAGCTGGCGGCGCTGCACCTCAAGACCGCTCGCGAGCTGGTGAGCGGCTGCCCCTGCCAGGAGGGCTGCCCGTCCTGCATCCACTCGCCCAAGTGCGGCAACGGCAACGAGCCCCTGAGCAAGCAGGCCGCCATACGCCTCTTCGCCCTCATCGAGGAGGACCTGGCACGCGCCTGA